The following proteins are encoded in a genomic region of Pelodictyon phaeoclathratiforme BU-1:
- the rfbA gene encoding glucose-1-phosphate thymidylyltransferase RfbA produces the protein MKGIILAGGSGTRLYPVTRAVSKQLLPVYDKPMIYYPLTTLMLSGIREILIITTPEDQSMFMKLLGDGHEWGISLSYIVQPSPDGLAQAFILGEDFIGSNDVALILGDNIFFGYAFSPMLEAAVQSVQQERKATIFGYYVSDPERYGVAELDAEGNVLSLEEKPEKPKSNYAVVGLYFYPNNVVEIAKQVRPSDRGELEITSVNEEYLRRKELKCSMLGRGFAWLDTGTHESFQEAGNFIQTVEKRQGLKIACPEEIAWRNGWITGDELLQLSEPLMKSHYGQYLRQLLVQKQ, from the coding sequence ATGAAAGGAATTATTCTCGCAGGGGGCTCTGGCACACGGCTCTATCCCGTCACCAGGGCAGTATCAAAACAGCTTCTTCCTGTTTATGACAAACCGATGATCTATTATCCCCTGACAACACTGATGCTGTCGGGGATAAGGGAAATTCTCATTATCACCACTCCTGAAGACCAGTCGATGTTCATGAAACTGCTTGGAGATGGTCATGAGTGGGGTATTTCGCTCTCCTATATTGTGCAACCCTCTCCTGACGGACTTGCCCAGGCCTTCATTCTTGGTGAGGATTTTATTGGCAGTAATGACGTCGCCCTGATCCTTGGAGACAATATTTTTTTCGGTTATGCTTTCAGTCCCATGCTTGAGGCAGCGGTTCAGAGCGTACAACAAGAGCGAAAGGCAACCATATTCGGTTACTATGTCAGTGACCCGGAGCGTTATGGTGTGGCGGAGCTTGATGCGGAAGGAAATGTGCTCTCTCTGGAGGAAAAGCCGGAGAAGCCGAAATCAAATTATGCCGTTGTCGGACTCTATTTTTATCCGAACAATGTCGTTGAAATTGCAAAACAGGTACGTCCATCAGATCGGGGAGAGCTTGAAATCACCTCGGTCAATGAGGAGTATCTGAGGCGGAAAGAGCTCAAGTGCTCCATGCTGGGACGCGGTTTCGCCTGGCTGGATACCGGCACGCATGAATCTTTCCAGGAGGCAGGGAATTTTATCCAGACCGTTGAAAAACGACAGGGGCTTAAAATTGCCTGTCCGGAAGAGATTGCCTGGCGAAATGGCTGGATAACGGGTGATGAGCTGTTACAGTTATCCGAGCCTCTGATGAAAAGTCATTACGGCCAGTATCTTCGGCAGTTGCTTGTTCAGAAACAGTGA
- a CDS encoding arsenic resistance protein: protein MWKLLSLLQKHLVWSIPLAMLAGLLFGLATDAAFLRWTILPLTFLMVYPMMVTMNVRELLNPGGNKLQGVTLALNFLVMPAIGYGIGLLFFADQPMVRLALLLTSLLPTSGMTISWTGFAKGNVPAAVKMTVIGLIAGSLLAPLYLNVLLGAVVEIPLLQVFMQIGLIVFLPLVLGTVTQRWLVKSYGEREFNQRFKPKFPPFSTLGVLGIVFVSIALKAKSIFANPAMLPNLLLPLVLLYTINFIISTLVGKSLFKRSDAIAFVYGTVMRNLSIALAIALGVFREKGADAALLIALAYIVQVQAAAWYVKLTDRLFGAPLSSPAMASESVKGG, encoded by the coding sequence ATGTGGAAATTACTTTCTTTGCTCCAGAAACATCTGGTTTGGAGCATTCCTCTCGCCATGCTGGCCGGGCTGTTGTTCGGATTAGCGACCGACGCGGCTTTTCTGCGCTGGACCATTCTTCCGCTTACCTTTCTCATGGTCTATCCTATGATGGTTACGATGAATGTGCGAGAGCTTCTCAATCCTGGCGGCAACAAACTGCAGGGCGTTACGCTTGCTCTCAATTTTCTCGTGATGCCCGCCATTGGTTATGGAATTGGCCTGTTGTTTTTCGCCGATCAGCCCATGGTCAGGCTTGCACTGCTGCTGACATCACTGCTGCCTACCTCCGGCATGACCATCTCCTGGACAGGTTTTGCCAAAGGGAATGTGCCTGCAGCGGTCAAAATGACGGTGATTGGTTTGATCGCAGGTTCTCTGCTTGCGCCGCTCTACCTCAATGTGCTTCTGGGTGCGGTGGTCGAAATCCCGCTGTTACAGGTATTCATGCAAATCGGGTTAATTGTTTTCCTGCCGTTGGTGCTTGGTACCGTTACCCAACGCTGGCTGGTGAAGAGCTATGGAGAGCGGGAGTTTAATCAGCGCTTCAAGCCAAAGTTTCCTCCCTTTTCGACGTTGGGCGTTCTCGGTATTGTGTTTGTATCCATAGCTCTCAAGGCAAAAAGTATCTTTGCGAACCCGGCAATGCTGCCGAATCTGCTTTTACCGCTGGTGTTGCTCTATACGATCAATTTTATCATCAGTACGCTCGTTGGCAAGAGCCTGTTCAAGCGAAGCGATGCCATTGCTTTTGTTTATGGTACTGTTATGAGGAACCTCTCGATTGCGCTTGCGATTGCCCTTGGTGTGTTCCGCGAAAAGGGCGCTGATGCTGCGCTGTTGATTGCATTGGCCTATATCGTTCAAGTGCAGGCTGCGGCATGGTATGTAAAGTTAACCGACCGCCTCTTCGGAGCCCCGCTTTCCAGCCCTGCCATGGCGTCCGAATCTGTCAAAGGAGGCTGA
- a CDS encoding acetyl-CoA hydrolase/transferase family protein — protein MNKVSRIHCKALQSKIMTAEEAAALISSGDNVGMSGFTGSGYPKAVPLALAKRIETANSAGEKFRIGVWTGASTAPELDGALAKVDGVEMRLPYQSDPTCRKRINAGEMEYIDIHLSHVAQFVWFGFLGKLNIAVVEVAGILEDGRLIPSSSIGNNKTWLEQADKVILEVNSWQDSRLEGMHDIYYGTNLPPNRQPIPMVHPHDRIGDPYLHCDPDKVIAIIETYSPDRNSDFSAPDEKSRLIAGHILEFLEHEVKRGRLPKNLLPLQSGVGNIANAVMAGLNHGPFENMTAYTEVLQDGMLELLHSGKLVSASATAFSLSDKALVQLYAHLDEYKDKIILRPQEISNHPEIIRRLGVIAMNGMIEADIYGNVNSTHVMGSAIMNGIGGSGDFARNAYISIFMTPSQAKDGQVSCIVPMVSHVDHTEHDVQILVTEQGLADLRGLSPTQRAKVIIENCAHPNFKPALRDYHKRALEHSFGKHTPHLLDEALSWHQRYLTTGQM, from the coding sequence ATGAACAAAGTATCCCGCATCCATTGTAAAGCTTTACAAAGCAAGATCATGACGGCGGAAGAGGCCGCAGCCCTTATCTCTTCCGGAGACAACGTTGGTATGAGCGGGTTTACCGGCTCAGGTTATCCCAAGGCGGTGCCTTTAGCGCTCGCCAAACGTATTGAAACGGCCAACAGCGCCGGAGAGAAATTCAGGATCGGAGTTTGGACCGGCGCATCCACCGCACCCGAACTGGATGGAGCGTTGGCCAAGGTAGATGGTGTGGAAATGCGACTTCCTTATCAATCAGACCCTACTTGCCGGAAGCGTATTAATGCCGGAGAGATGGAGTATATCGATATTCACCTCTCTCATGTAGCCCAGTTCGTCTGGTTCGGCTTTCTCGGAAAACTGAATATTGCTGTTGTTGAAGTTGCGGGTATTCTCGAAGATGGGCGCCTCATACCTTCGAGTTCGATTGGTAATAACAAAACCTGGCTGGAACAGGCCGACAAGGTGATCCTTGAAGTGAACTCATGGCAAGACTCTCGTCTGGAGGGAATGCATGACATTTATTATGGTACCAATCTGCCCCCGAATCGTCAACCGATCCCGATGGTACACCCGCATGACCGGATCGGTGACCCCTACCTGCATTGCGATCCTGACAAAGTTATCGCTATCATCGAAACCTATAGTCCTGATCGAAATTCTGATTTCTCGGCACCTGATGAAAAATCTCGCCTGATTGCCGGTCATATCCTCGAATTTCTTGAACATGAGGTGAAGCGTGGACGCCTCCCAAAGAACCTTCTGCCGTTACAGTCGGGTGTTGGCAATATTGCCAATGCTGTCATGGCTGGTCTGAACCATGGGCCGTTTGAGAACATGACCGCTTATACCGAAGTGCTGCAGGATGGTATGCTCGAACTTCTTCATTCCGGCAAGTTAGTTTCTGCTTCAGCGACGGCATTCTCCTTGAGCGATAAGGCTCTGGTACAACTCTACGCCCATCTTGATGAATACAAGGACAAGATTATCCTGCGACCACAGGAGATCAGCAACCATCCTGAAATTATTCGTCGATTGGGGGTCATTGCCATGAACGGTATGATCGAGGCTGATATTTACGGTAATGTCAATTCGACCCATGTGATGGGCAGCGCTATCATGAATGGCATTGGTGGCTCAGGTGATTTTGCACGCAATGCCTATATCTCCATATTCATGACACCATCCCAGGCAAAGGATGGTCAGGTTTCCTGCATTGTGCCCATGGTATCCCACGTCGACCATACGGAACACGATGTTCAGATCCTGGTGACCGAGCAGGGACTTGCTGATCTGCGTGGCCTCTCTCCAACCCAGCGAGCAAAAGTGATTATTGAAAACTGTGCTCACCCGAATTTCAAGCCAGCATTGCGGGACTACCACAAACGCGCACTTGAGCACTCTTTCGGGAAACATACCCCCCATCTGCTTGACGAAGCATTAAGCTGGCATCAGCGATACCTTACTACCGGCCAGATGTAA
- the lgt gene encoding prolipoprotein diacylglyceryl transferase produces the protein MDNFTVWWQHLPSQMDPVLFSLGNFPLRWYGMMYIIAFGVVFLLTRYRLSSEKLPFDPPFIGDALTWAMAGVVLGGKIGYILFYGLHSFLADPVGTLLPFAATAEGYRFTGITGMSYHGGLLGVMLSMWLFARSQKRAFLQTLDLFIPSIPLGYTFGRIGNFINGELYGRVTEAAIGMYFPSAPTSELRHPSQLYEAFFEGILLFVLLWTLRKKLPLPGSLSGIYLFGYGFVRFFIEFFREPDIQLGFVFLNFSMGQLLCCVMMIAGLALLFKVIISSGISLFVNRRY, from the coding sequence ATGGATAACTTTACCGTCTGGTGGCAGCATTTGCCATCGCAAATGGATCCGGTTCTCTTCTCACTCGGTAATTTCCCTCTTCGCTGGTATGGAATGATGTACATCATTGCTTTTGGCGTTGTTTTTCTGCTTACTCGTTATCGTCTTTCCTCGGAAAAACTCCCTTTTGATCCCCCATTCATCGGCGATGCCCTCACCTGGGCTATGGCCGGTGTCGTTCTCGGTGGCAAGATCGGCTACATTTTGTTTTACGGACTGCACAGCTTTCTTGCCGATCCCGTCGGCACGCTTCTTCCTTTTGCCGCAACTGCCGAGGGTTATCGTTTTACAGGTATAACCGGTATGTCCTATCATGGCGGACTTCTTGGAGTCATGCTCTCCATGTGGTTGTTTGCAAGGTCACAAAAAAGAGCTTTTCTGCAAACGCTCGACCTTTTTATTCCCTCCATTCCGCTTGGTTATACCTTTGGGAGGATCGGAAACTTTATCAACGGTGAACTCTATGGCAGAGTAACGGAGGCAGCCATTGGCATGTATTTCCCCTCTGCACCCACCAGTGAACTTCGCCATCCTTCGCAGCTCTATGAAGCATTTTTTGAGGGAATCCTGCTCTTTGTGCTTCTCTGGACACTCCGAAAAAAATTGCCGTTGCCGGGTTCGCTTTCCGGGATATACCTTTTTGGCTATGGATTTGTTCGCTTTTTTATCGAGTTTTTTCGTGAGCCCGATATTCAGCTCGGCTTCGTTTTTCTCAACTTTTCCATGGGTCAGCTCCTCTGCTGTGTCATGATGATCGCAGGCCTTGCCCTGTTGTTCAAGGTTATCATTTCATCAGGTATTTCGTTATTCGTCAATCGCCGATACTGA
- the cobA gene encoding uroporphyrinogen-III C-methyltransferase: MKSREESSITVAEPQKRGYVYIIGAGPGDPELLTIKAERVLHTADVILYDDLVSIELVALFDALKIYTGKRKDCHHFEQDAINAEIIHHALQGKTVCRLKGGDPFIFGRGGEEIDVLRQHGIGYEIIPGITAAHGASAYTEIPLTMRKVSSSVAFCTGHPVNKIQVPDADTLVYYMVASTVHDVLDAVAAKGRSEGTMVAIVQNATRYNQKVVTGTLGELRKSEKAVYSPALLIVGETINQFVRENWFSKKQKVLVMGGDCAMYGSDAYLVVHFPCKPVEGAESIGESPLLSVHHGLQDEIPDLDFIDEVYFSSTACVRDFKEHYQNMPQGIRVTAADQEIYAEYRKLLSV, translated from the coding sequence ATGAAATCAAGAGAAGAGAGCAGTATCACTGTTGCTGAACCTCAAAAAAGAGGGTACGTCTACATCATTGGCGCGGGTCCTGGTGATCCGGAATTACTGACCATAAAGGCTGAGAGAGTTCTCCATACAGCAGATGTCATTCTCTATGATGATCTGGTGAGCATTGAACTTGTCGCCCTGTTTGATGCCCTGAAAATTTACACAGGCAAAAGAAAGGACTGCCATCATTTTGAGCAGGATGCCATTAATGCAGAGATCATTCATCATGCCCTGCAAGGCAAAACAGTCTGCCGATTAAAGGGTGGAGATCCCTTTATTTTTGGTCGTGGAGGCGAAGAGATCGACGTATTAAGGCAACACGGAATAGGCTATGAAATCATTCCCGGTATTACAGCCGCACATGGCGCAAGTGCGTACACTGAAATTCCACTGACCATGAGAAAGGTCTCCTCTTCTGTTGCTTTTTGTACGGGTCACCCGGTCAATAAAATCCAGGTTCCGGATGCTGATACCCTTGTTTACTACATGGTAGCATCGACCGTGCATGATGTGCTTGATGCTGTCGCTGCAAAGGGCCGGAGTGAGGGTACCATGGTTGCCATTGTTCAGAATGCAACACGTTACAACCAGAAAGTTGTTACGGGAACTCTCGGTGAATTGAGAAAAAGTGAGAAGGCGGTTTATTCACCGGCACTGCTTATTGTTGGCGAGACGATCAACCAGTTTGTCCGGGAGAACTGGTTTTCCAAAAAGCAAAAAGTGCTCGTTATGGGCGGGGATTGTGCCATGTATGGGAGTGACGCCTATCTGGTCGTGCATTTTCCATGCAAGCCGGTTGAGGGAGCAGAGAGCATCGGGGAGAGTCCGCTGCTATCCGTTCATCATGGCTTGCAGGATGAGATCCCGGATCTTGACTTCATTGATGAGGTCTACTTTTCCTCAACAGCCTGTGTCCGGGATTTTAAAGAGCATTACCAGAACATGCCGCAAGGGATCAGGGTAACAGCGGCTGATCAGGAAATCTATGCCGAGTACAGGAAGCTGCTCAGTGTCTGA
- a CDS encoding precorrin-2 dehydrogenase/sirohydrochlorin ferrochelatase family protein, whose product MKVFLPINVRIDDKKILFVGGGKIAMHKIKTVEQYSRNITLVAPEIHEDLKGSGFEEIYKEYEKSDLAGFFLVYACTNNLELNRVIKQDAAECGILVNVVDNRELSDFISPAVIKKDEMTIAISSNGENVKKSVEWREIIKSMLEQAHL is encoded by the coding sequence ATGAAAGTTTTTTTGCCGATTAACGTCAGGATTGATGACAAGAAAATTCTTTTTGTGGGAGGCGGTAAAATCGCCATGCACAAAATAAAGACGGTTGAACAGTATTCACGGAACATTACGCTTGTTGCTCCTGAAATTCATGAGGATTTAAAAGGTTCAGGATTTGAAGAGATCTATAAAGAGTATGAAAAATCGGATCTTGCCGGTTTTTTTCTCGTCTATGCATGTACGAACAATCTTGAGTTGAACAGGGTGATCAAGCAGGATGCCGCTGAATGTGGAATTTTGGTCAATGTTGTCGATAACAGGGAGTTGTCTGATTTTATCTCCCCGGCGGTCATTAAAAAAGATGAGATGACCATTGCCATCTCTTCCAATGGAGAAAATGTTAAAAAGTCTGTAGAATGGCGGGAGATCATAAAATCCATGCTGGAACAGGCTCATTTGTAA
- the nrfD gene encoding NrfD/PsrC family molybdoenzyme membrane anchor subunit, with the protein MIEKALKGNRPYWIWIISLLSVIAFGISAYAQQMRLGLSVTGLGVDASLGLSFMQYSFMAALSASSVLVMLPFFLHDYKPLGKIAVIAQFLAVSAAATALLFLFVDMGKPHLIFDLLRYATPHSLYSWAFLLLNAFLFINLASSWATLGAERKDVPAATWVKSLNYLSIPFAISIPVVTGLSSSTFPVDSGTLSLLAPRFLLSAFAAGSALLLLIVLILKRTAAFDAGKEVTSQLVLFLVYAGSLNFLFSGINCFICTSQAAPILLLSLLLGIASIAVLLAPKLISSTNWLAAAAAGVVLAIWMEKSVALLHAPMGGIAAYTPTSTELSITLGVCSFGLLLFTMLLKVTVSVKAVNER; encoded by the coding sequence ATGATTGAGAAAGCCTTGAAAGGAAACCGACCTTACTGGATATGGATTATCTCCCTTCTGTCGGTTATTGCATTTGGCATCTCCGCCTATGCTCAGCAGATGCGACTCGGTCTTTCTGTAACCGGGCTGGGAGTGGATGCCAGTTTGGGGCTCTCCTTCATGCAATACTCCTTTATGGCGGCCCTCTCAGCCTCCTCTGTTTTGGTGATGCTGCCTTTTTTCCTCCATGATTACAAGCCACTGGGAAAAATTGCGGTCATTGCCCAATTTCTTGCAGTTTCAGCAGCGGCGACCGCCCTCCTTTTTTTGTTTGTTGACATGGGCAAGCCGCATCTTATCTTCGATCTGTTGCGCTATGCAACTCCGCATTCACTCTATTCCTGGGCTTTTCTCCTGTTGAATGCTTTTCTTTTCATCAACCTTGCAAGCAGTTGGGCCACTCTTGGCGCTGAACGAAAGGATGTTCCGGCAGCGACCTGGGTCAAATCCCTCAATTACCTCTCCATTCCTTTTGCAATCAGCATTCCTGTTGTTACGGGACTCTCCTCATCAACGTTTCCGGTTGATTCCGGCACACTTTCGTTACTTGCACCCCGTTTTCTTCTCTCTGCCTTTGCCGCCGGCTCAGCGCTGCTGTTGCTGATTGTGCTGATTCTGAAAAGAACAGCCGCCTTTGATGCGGGAAAGGAGGTAACCAGTCAGCTTGTTCTGTTCCTTGTCTATGCAGGATCGCTCAATTTCCTTTTTTCGGGCATCAATTGTTTTATCTGCACAAGTCAGGCGGCCCCCATTCTCCTCCTCTCACTCCTTTTGGGGATAGCGTCGATTGCGGTATTGCTGGCACCAAAATTGATCAGTTCCACCAATTGGCTTGCTGCCGCCGCTGCGGGAGTGGTGCTGGCCATCTGGATGGAAAAAAGTGTCGCCCTGCTTCATGCGCCAATGGGTGGAATCGCAGCCTATACTCCCACATCAACAGAACTTTCCATCACGCTTGGAGTCTGCTCTTTTGGTCTGCTTCTTTTTACCATGCTTCTCAAGGTGACTGTTTCTGTCAAAGCGGTAAATGAACGATGA
- the dsrO gene encoding sulfate reduction electron transfer complex DsrMKJOP subunit DsrO has product MNEERRGFIKKTGAGILAGIGAASGLFLHIPMEQTDASVFSDRKSTGTTRWGMLIDMRTCREGCQKCVDACHKSHNVPDFGHSRHEIKWIEKSPYSTLFPTAPQEFADKERGNRTIPSLCNHCAEPPCVRSCPTEAVFKRNDGIVAFDYHRCIGCRSCMASCPYGAVSFNWREPRPALKAISESYPTREMGVAEKCNFCSERLLKGALPACVEACPEKTLIFGDLNDPESGIRKLLASNQTMQRKPELGTLPSVFYII; this is encoded by the coding sequence ATGAACGAAGAGAGAAGAGGATTTATCAAGAAAACCGGAGCAGGAATCCTTGCAGGCATTGGAGCTGCTTCAGGTCTTTTTCTGCATATACCGATGGAACAGACGGATGCGTCCGTTTTCTCTGACAGGAAGAGCACCGGCACTACCCGCTGGGGTATGCTGATTGATATGCGAACATGCAGGGAAGGGTGTCAAAAGTGTGTTGATGCCTGCCACAAAAGCCATAATGTCCCCGACTTCGGCCATTCACGGCATGAAATCAAGTGGATAGAGAAAAGCCCGTACAGCACACTCTTTCCAACGGCTCCCCAGGAGTTTGCCGATAAAGAGAGAGGCAACAGAACCATTCCATCGCTTTGCAATCATTGTGCCGAGCCACCCTGTGTCCGTTCATGTCCGACCGAGGCAGTATTCAAACGCAATGATGGTATTGTCGCATTTGATTATCACCGTTGTATTGGTTGCCGTTCCTGTATGGCATCCTGCCCCTATGGAGCTGTCAGCTTTAACTGGAGAGAACCGAGGCCAGCCCTCAAGGCAATCAGTGAGAGTTATCCAACAAGGGAGATGGGGGTTGCCGAAAAGTGCAACTTCTGTTCCGAACGTCTGCTGAAGGGGGCTTTGCCCGCCTGTGTTGAAGCGTGTCCTGAAAAAACACTGATTTTTGGTGACCTTAATGATCCCGAGTCCGGGATTCGCAAGCTTCTTGCAAGCAATCAGACCATGCAAAGAAAACCTGAACTGGGAACACTCCCTTCAGTTTTTTACATCATCTAA
- the dsrJ gene encoding sulfate reduction electron transfer complex DsrMKJOP subunit DsrJ, which produces MMMNRDQRVLFAVLALFILAALWIFRPTVNAENVSVHAVASAPIDSTVCIAPTEYMRNSHMQVLDNWRRTGARDSHPYVTPDGRKFQKSLDTCLGCHGTNRYFCISCHMYADAKPNCWNCHQSPLEKP; this is translated from the coding sequence ATGATGATGAATAGAGATCAGAGAGTTCTTTTTGCCGTGCTGGCCCTTTTCATTCTTGCGGCACTCTGGATTTTCCGGCCAACCGTAAACGCGGAAAATGTTTCGGTGCACGCCGTTGCATCGGCCCCGATCGACAGTACCGTCTGTATTGCCCCAACGGAGTATATGCGGAACAGTCACATGCAGGTTCTTGACAATTGGCGTCGTACCGGCGCTCGGGATAGTCATCCTTATGTTACCCCCGACGGCAGAAAATTTCAGAAGAGTCTGGATACCTGTCTTGGCTGTCATGGAACAAACCGATATTTTTGCATAAGCTGCCATATGTATGCCGACGCCAAGCCGAATTGCTGGAATTGTCATCAATCCCCTTTAGAAAAACCGTGA
- the dsrK gene encoding sulfate reduction electron transfer complex DsrMKJOP subunit DsrK, whose amino-acid sequence MSKYVTKQSELKQEFEKKKPALLKEDYSGKEWWDLPVEFRDGNWCFAAKPEILEDLGFANPRKWAATDEDWKLPIGWEKTVRDGLKSRLKRFRSFKLFLDTCVRCGACADKCHFFLGTGDPKNMPVLRAELIRSVYRNDFPLAEKILKGFSGSRKLTVEVIKEWHMYFNQCTECRRCSVFCPMGIDTAEITMMGRELLNLIGVNNNWLLAPVSNCNRTGNHLGIEPHTFVQNIKSLVEDIEDLTGVKVNPTFNRKGAEVLFVTPSGDVFGDPGVYTMMGYLLLFHHIGLDYTISTYASEGGNFGMFASNEMMKKLNAKMYHEAKRLGVKWILGGECGHMWRVVHQYMGTMNGPADFLQVPVSPITGTKFHNAAATKMVHIAEFTADLIHHKKLKLDPKRNDHLRTTFHDSCNVARGMGMFEEPRSVLRNVCNTFHEMAENTIREQTFCCGSGSGLNAEEFMDIRMRGGFPRASAVKQVKEKYNVNTLVTICAIDRASLPTLMKYWNPGVSVYGLHELVGNALVMEGEKKRSSDLRESPMAGFEGEEDDDE is encoded by the coding sequence ATGTCTAAATACGTCACAAAACAGTCCGAACTCAAGCAGGAGTTTGAAAAGAAAAAACCAGCCCTTCTCAAGGAGGACTATTCCGGCAAGGAGTGGTGGGATTTGCCCGTTGAGTTCCGTGACGGGAACTGGTGCTTTGCTGCCAAGCCGGAGATACTCGAAGATCTCGGTTTTGCAAATCCGCGCAAATGGGCGGCAACAGACGAAGACTGGAAATTGCCCATAGGATGGGAGAAGACCGTCAGGGATGGGCTGAAAAGCCGTCTGAAGCGCTTCCGCTCCTTCAAGCTATTTCTTGACACCTGTGTGCGTTGCGGGGCCTGTGCCGACAAGTGCCATTTTTTTCTTGGTACCGGAGATCCCAAAAACATGCCGGTTTTAAGGGCTGAGCTTATTCGTTCGGTCTATCGTAACGATTTTCCGCTGGCCGAGAAAATCCTGAAAGGTTTTTCCGGATCAAGAAAGCTTACGGTTGAGGTGATCAAAGAGTGGCACATGTATTTCAATCAGTGTACCGAGTGCCGCCGTTGTTCTGTTTTTTGCCCCATGGGCATTGATACAGCCGAAATCACGATGATGGGCCGTGAACTTCTGAACCTGATCGGCGTCAACAACAACTGGCTTCTTGCTCCCGTTTCCAATTGCAATCGCACAGGGAACCATCTCGGCATTGAACCGCACACCTTCGTGCAGAATATCAAGTCTCTCGTCGAAGATATCGAGGATCTCACGGGTGTTAAAGTAAACCCCACCTTTAATCGCAAGGGTGCAGAAGTCCTCTTTGTAACACCATCCGGCGATGTTTTCGGCGATCCCGGCGTCTATACCATGATGGGTTACCTGCTTCTTTTTCATCACATCGGGCTCGACTATACCATCAGCACCTACGCATCGGAGGGAGGTAATTTCGGCATGTTTGCCTCCAACGAGATGATGAAAAAGCTGAACGCAAAAATGTACCATGAGGCGAAGCGACTTGGTGTTAAATGGATTCTTGGGGGTGAATGCGGTCACATGTGGCGTGTGGTGCATCAATATATGGGTACCATGAACGGTCCGGCAGATTTTCTCCAGGTGCCGGTTTCGCCAATCACCGGTACAAAATTCCATAATGCTGCAGCGACCAAAATGGTGCATATTGCTGAGTTTACCGCTGACTTGATTCATCATAAAAAACTCAAGCTCGATCCGAAACGTAACGATCATCTTCGCACAACCTTTCATGATTCCTGCAATGTCGCAAGAGGCATGGGTATGTTTGAAGAGCCTCGCTCTGTTCTGCGGAACGTCTGCAATACTTTTCATGAAATGGCTGAAAATACCATCAGGGAACAGACCTTCTGTTGTGGTTCCGGAAGTGGCCTGAATGCAGAAGAGTTCATGGATATCAGGATGCGGGGAGGTTTTCCAAGAGCGAGCGCAGTCAAACAGGTCAAGGAAAAATATAATGTAAACACCCTGGTTACCATCTGTGCCATTGACCGGGCCAGCCTTCCCACACTGATGAAATACTGGAACCCCGGAGTTTCGGTATATGGTCTTCACGAACTGGTAGGCAACGCCCTTGTCATGGAAGGGGAGAAAAAGAGAAGCAGTGACCTGAGGGAGAGTCCTATGGCAGGTTTCGAAGGGGAGGAGGATGATGATGAATAG